A DNA window from Aureibaculum sp. 2308TA14-22 contains the following coding sequences:
- a CDS encoding IMPACT family protein, protein MKENDTYKTITKPSEEVIFKDRGSKFLGYAFPLQSEDEVKQIVENLKNQHHKARHWCYAWRIGIEHVQYRTNDDGEPNNSAGLPIYGQILSNRVTNVLVVIVRYFGGTKLGVGGLVNAYKTTAQLALESARITTKTINTHFKLLFEYPQMNTVIRIVKDTNATIVKQKMELKCEFVIAIRKSEAEKLQSALSESRFISWKVI, encoded by the coding sequence TTGAAAGAAAACGATACATATAAGACCATAACTAAACCTTCTGAAGAGGTTATTTTTAAAGATAGGGGCAGTAAATTCTTGGGATATGCGTTTCCGTTACAAAGTGAAGATGAGGTAAAACAGATTGTAGAAAATCTCAAAAATCAGCATCATAAAGCTAGACATTGGTGCTATGCTTGGCGAATTGGCATTGAGCATGTGCAATACCGCACTAACGATGATGGTGAACCTAATAATTCTGCTGGTCTGCCTATTTACGGGCAAATATTATCAAATAGAGTAACTAATGTATTGGTTGTGATTGTCCGTTATTTTGGCGGCACCAAATTAGGGGTTGGCGGATTGGTAAATGCATATAAAACTACTGCTCAACTGGCGTTGGAATCGGCTAGAATCACAACCAAAACAATAAATACACATTTTAAACTTTTATTTGAATATCCTCAAATGAATACGGTAATTCGGATTGTAAAAGACACCAATGCAACTATTGTAAAGCAAAAAATGGAATTAAAATGTGAGTTTGTTATAGCGATTAGAAAAAGTGAAGCAGAAAAATTACAATCTGCACTATCAGAATCAAGATTCATTAGTTGGAAAGTGATTTAA
- a CDS encoding acyl-CoA thioesterase: MLNHEINIRVRYGETDQMKYVYYGNYAQYFEMGRVEWLRELGLSYKKMEELGIMLPVINLNINYLKPAKYDDLLTLKTVLLKKPGFKIDFAYELYNEAKELLTKGTTTLVFIDTERNRPTKAPDYILEKVSAFFN, translated from the coding sequence ATGTTGAACCATGAAATAAATATTAGAGTACGCTACGGAGAGACAGATCAGATGAAATATGTGTACTACGGCAATTATGCCCAATATTTTGAAATGGGCAGAGTAGAATGGCTTCGTGAACTGGGATTATCCTATAAAAAAATGGAAGAACTGGGTATAATGCTTCCCGTTATCAATTTGAATATAAATTATTTAAAACCAGCTAAATATGACGATTTACTTACCCTTAAAACCGTATTGTTAAAAAAGCCTGGATTTAAAATCGATTTTGCTTATGAGCTTTATAATGAAGCGAAAGAACTGCTAACAAAAGGCACTACGACATTGGTTTTTATTGATACTGAAAGAAATAGACCCACTAAAGCTCCAGATTATATTTTAGAAAAAGTAAGTGCATTTTTTAATTAA
- the dnaA gene encoding chromosomal replication initiator protein DnaA — translation MSKTATSVWNNCLSFIKDNIKPQAYKTWFEPIKPIKIAGDALTIQVPSKFFYEWLEEHYIKLLRVALVRELGDDAKLVYDVRMENAYSSKNPHTVKIPSSNRKPFNSQGITVPLEIDKRELRNPFIIPGIQKVKIESQLNPNYNFDSFIEGDSNRLARSASMAVANKPGGTSFNPLLIYGGVGLGKTHLAHAIGVDIKDKYPEKTVLYISAEKFTQQYIDSVKGNTRNDFIHFYQMIDVLIVDDVQFLSGKSGTQDVFFHIFNHLHQNGKQVILTSDKAPVDMQDIEQRLLSRFKWGLSAELMAPDYETRISILQKKLFRDGVEMPDEIVEYIAKNIKSNVRELEGVLISMIAQASFNRKEFTLALTKQIVDKFVKNTKREVSIDYIQKVVSKYFEMDVTTLQSKTRKRHIVQARQLAMYFAKRMTKASLASIGSQIGSRDHATVLHACKTVDNLTETDKQFRKYVDDITKKLSF, via the coding sequence ATGAGTAAAACTGCTACTTCAGTTTGGAATAATTGTTTGTCTTTTATAAAGGACAATATCAAGCCCCAAGCATATAAAACATGGTTTGAGCCAATTAAGCCGATAAAAATAGCTGGAGACGCATTAACAATTCAAGTTCCAAGTAAGTTTTTTTACGAATGGTTAGAAGAGCACTACATTAAATTGTTAAGAGTTGCCTTAGTGAGGGAGTTAGGTGATGATGCAAAACTGGTTTATGATGTGCGGATGGAAAATGCCTACAGTAGTAAAAATCCTCACACGGTTAAAATTCCAAGTTCAAATAGAAAGCCTTTCAATTCCCAAGGAATAACAGTTCCTTTAGAAATTGATAAAAGAGAGTTGCGGAATCCTTTTATTATTCCAGGAATTCAAAAAGTAAAAATAGAATCTCAACTTAATCCCAATTATAATTTTGATAGCTTTATAGAAGGCGACTCCAATCGTTTGGCAAGATCGGCAAGTATGGCTGTGGCCAACAAACCAGGAGGCACTTCTTTTAATCCTCTATTAATATATGGTGGTGTTGGTTTGGGTAAAACGCATTTGGCTCACGCCATTGGCGTTGATATCAAAGACAAGTATCCTGAAAAAACGGTATTGTATATTTCAGCTGAAAAATTCACGCAACAATATATCGATTCCGTAAAAGGCAATACAAGAAACGATTTTATTCATTTTTATCAGATGATAGATGTGCTGATTGTTGATGATGTTCAGTTTTTATCCGGAAAATCGGGCACGCAAGATGTCTTTTTCCATATTTTCAATCATTTGCACCAAAATGGTAAGCAAGTCATATTAACATCAGATAAGGCTCCTGTGGATATGCAGGATATTGAGCAGCGTTTGTTGTCTCGTTTTAAATGGGGGTTGTCGGCAGAGCTAATGGCTCCCGATTATGAAACCCGAATTTCAATACTACAGAAAAAACTATTTAGAGATGGTGTGGAAATGCCCGATGAAATAGTGGAATACATTGCTAAAAATATTAAATCAAACGTAAGGGAACTTGAGGGAGTGCTAATCTCTATGATTGCTCAAGCTTCTTTTAATAGAAAAGAATTTACATTAGCCTTAACCAAGCAAATAGTAGACAAATTTGTTAAAAACACTAAACGTGAGGTTTCTATTGATTATATTCAAAAAGTAGTTTCCAAATATTTTGAAATGGATGTTACTACTTTGCAATCTAAAACCCGTAAACGTCACATTGTTCAAGCACGTCAGTTGGCCATGTATTTTGCTAAGCGTATGACAAAAGCTTCATTAGCAAGTATAGGTTCTCAAATTGGAAGTAGAGATCATGCCACTGTACTACATGCTTGTAAAACTGTTGATAATCTTACCGAAACCGACAAGCAGTTCAGAAAATATGTTGACGATATAACTAAAAAATTGTCATTTTAA
- a CDS encoding low molecular weight protein-tyrosine-phosphatase translates to MTRILMVCLGNICRSPLAEGILKSKVDSQKVFIDSAGTGGYHIGKLPDNRSIAVAKKYNLDITDQRCRKFRQSDFDEFDLIYVMDAFNKEDVLSLARNESDRSRVKMILNEVFPNENVDVPDPYHDTERGFENVYQMLNKACTIIADKLNDGE, encoded by the coding sequence ATGACTCGTATCTTAATGGTATGTCTCGGTAATATTTGTCGTTCGCCATTGGCTGAAGGCATCTTAAAGTCAAAAGTTGATTCGCAAAAAGTTTTTATTGATTCTGCTGGAACTGGAGGTTACCATATAGGTAAATTGCCCGATAACCGCTCAATTGCCGTTGCCAAAAAATACAATTTGGATATCACGGACCAACGCTGTAGAAAATTTCGTCAGTCGGATTTTGATGAATTCGATTTGATTTATGTAATGGATGCTTTTAATAAAGAAGATGTTTTAAGTTTGGCAAGAAATGAAAGTGATAGGTCTAGAGTCAAAATGATTTTAAACGAGGTTTTTCCTAATGAAAATGTTGATGTTCCTGATCCTTATCATGATACGGAGCGAGGTTTTGAAAATGTATATCAGATGCTAAACAAGGCATGCACTATAATTGCCGATAAGTTAAATGATGGGGAGTAA
- a CDS encoding SAM-dependent methyltransferase, with product MGSNKGKLYLIPTTLGDNEPLEVLPISVKKIIERTNHYIVENEKSARRFIKKVTPRKSQPNLTIYLLDKFTDNLEIQHYLDVCTDGVNVGLLSEAGVPAVADPGAAIVELAHQKNISVVPLVGPSSITMAMMASGLNGQNFAFNGYLPIDKADRKKSIKQLEKLSFDKNQSQIFIETPYRNEKMVEDLLQVLSDQTKLCIAVDITLPTEYIKTMSVNDWKKQKVNLHKRPAIFILHKM from the coding sequence ATGGGGAGTAATAAAGGAAAATTGTATTTAATTCCCACTACGCTAGGAGATAACGAGCCTTTAGAGGTATTACCTATCTCGGTAAAAAAAATTATTGAACGCACTAACCATTATATTGTTGAGAACGAAAAATCAGCACGACGGTTTATAAAAAAAGTAACACCTAGAAAATCACAACCCAATTTAACCATTTATTTATTGGATAAATTTACTGATAATCTGGAGATTCAACATTATTTAGATGTTTGTACTGATGGTGTCAATGTAGGTTTGCTGTCCGAAGCTGGTGTGCCCGCTGTTGCTGATCCAGGTGCTGCAATTGTAGAATTAGCTCATCAAAAAAATATTAGCGTTGTGCCATTGGTAGGCCCGTCATCCATAACAATGGCAATGATGGCATCTGGTTTAAACGGACAGAATTTTGCATTTAACGGTTATTTGCCAATTGATAAAGCAGATCGTAAGAAAAGCATAAAACAGTTAGAGAAATTATCGTTTGATAAAAATCAATCTCAAATCTTTATAGAAACGCCTTACCGTAACGAAAAAATGGTTGAGGACTTATTGCAAGTGCTTTCTGATCAAACTAAATTGTGTATTGCAGTAGATATTACTTTGCCCACCGAGTATATTAAAACGATGTCCGTTAACGATTGGAAAAAGCAAAAGGTAAATTTGCATAAACGACCAGCAATATTTATTTTACATAAAATGTAA
- a CDS encoding peptidoglycan-binding protein LysM — translation MKKKTSKLLVLLVTIFTISSFTGMYKIDTKEAKYNVPSTDYFATVPQEIEPVTFFDSPTTGKSFIGFKEALAFKESQGKYNRVNTFGYLGKYQFGKGTLKRFKIYNTAEFLKDAELQEDAFLALCSVNKWILKRDIKRFVGKRINGVTITESGILAAAHLAGAGNVKKYLRSYGRTTFEDAYGSSISYYIKKFAGYDTSFIEANRHPVL, via the coding sequence ATGAAAAAGAAAACTAGTAAACTATTAGTATTATTAGTAACCATTTTTACAATATCCAGTTTTACTGGTATGTACAAAATAGATACTAAAGAAGCAAAATACAATGTACCTAGTACTGACTATTTTGCAACCGTACCACAAGAAATTGAACCCGTTACTTTTTTTGATTCTCCAACTACCGGTAAATCTTTTATTGGTTTTAAAGAAGCATTGGCTTTTAAAGAATCTCAAGGGAAATACAACAGAGTTAACACTTTTGGGTATTTGGGTAAATATCAATTTGGAAAAGGAACACTAAAACGTTTTAAAATTTATAATACTGCTGAATTCTTAAAAGATGCTGAGTTACAAGAAGATGCCTTTCTAGCATTATGCTCGGTAAACAAATGGATTCTAAAAAGAGATATTAAAAGGTTTGTAGGCAAAAGAATTAATGGTGTAACAATTACGGAATCAGGTATTTTGGCTGCCGCACACTTGGCTGGAGCTGGTAATGTAAAAAAATACTTGCGTAGTTACGGGCGTACAACCTTTGAAGATGCTTATGGTAGTAGCATAAGTTACTACATAAAGAAATTTGCTGGTTACGACACTTCGTTTATCGAAGCGAACAGGCATCCCGTTCTGTAA
- a CDS encoding DUF2279 domain-containing protein, producing the protein MSSCICYKQISTLLFLLSISFTTVAQQNISFWEKSDSLNTKRRNAVYITEASLTGLTLVGMHQLWYANYDSSSFHTINDSNDWLQMDKAGHAMGAYYVGKVGMNVLDWAGESKKNQLLYGATLGFGFLSVVEIFDGFSEEWGFSPSDILANATGTGLLIGQELLWDEQRILMKYSFHTTKYASQRPELLGENFLEQTLKDYNGQTYWLSANIWSFAKESNFPKWLNIAVGYGAEGMISSSDDYFIDNSIANPPERYRQFYLSLDVDLSKIKTQSKFLKTLFSTINFIKIPAPTLEINSKGRSKFHLFYF; encoded by the coding sequence ATGTCTAGTTGTATCTGTTATAAGCAAATTTCAACCTTACTTTTCCTGCTTTCTATTAGTTTTACAACAGTTGCACAACAAAATATATCTTTTTGGGAAAAATCAGATAGTTTAAATACCAAAAGAAGAAACGCAGTTTATATTACAGAAGCTTCTTTGACGGGTCTTACTTTGGTTGGTATGCACCAATTGTGGTATGCCAATTATGATTCTTCTTCTTTCCACACCATAAACGACAGTAACGATTGGCTACAAATGGATAAAGCCGGACATGCGATGGGAGCCTATTATGTGGGTAAAGTGGGAATGAATGTATTGGATTGGGCTGGTGAAAGTAAAAAGAATCAATTACTATATGGGGCTACCTTAGGCTTCGGCTTTTTAAGCGTTGTAGAAATTTTTGATGGTTTTTCAGAAGAATGGGGATTTTCACCTTCTGATATTTTGGCTAATGCTACGGGTACAGGATTGTTAATAGGACAAGAATTGTTGTGGGACGAACAGCGTATTTTAATGAAATATTCGTTCCATACGACAAAATATGCCAGTCAACGTCCAGAATTACTCGGAGAAAATTTCTTAGAACAAACCTTAAAAGACTATAACGGACAAACGTATTGGTTATCAGCCAATATATGGTCATTTGCTAAAGAAAGTAATTTCCCTAAATGGCTGAATATTGCAGTTGGTTATGGAGCTGAGGGAATGATTTCAAGTAGTGATGATTATTTTATTGATAATAGTATTGCAAACCCTCCCGAGCGTTATAGACAGTTTTATTTAAGTCTAGATGTTGACCTATCTAAAATAAAAACACAATCTAAATTTTTGAAAACACTCTTCTCTACGATAAATTTTATCAAAATCCCTGCTCCTACGCTCGAAATCAACTCTAAAGGGCGTAGCAAATTTCATTTATTTTATTTTTAA
- the mltG gene encoding endolytic transglycosylase MltG: MNLKKIIPSVIAIVLIVGSLIVYKFYGKIYSSNVKEDIAVYIPTDASFDEVKEVIKPVVNNMDSFIWVANQKNYPNVIKAGKYVIEKGMSNNALIDLLRSGKQTPLTLTFNNQDTLEKLAGRIASQIEPDSIQILNTLSDSEFLSKNKLTKAKVLGIFIPNSYEFYWNTSAKSFRDRMLKEYNRFWNDDRISKAKKLNMTKNNVMTLASIVQKETSKVSERPTVAGLYLNRLRDGWPLQADPTVIFALKQKHGQDYEVKRVLNDDLLIDSPYNTYKNASLPPAPIAMPDISSIDAVLNAEKHEYYYMCANVTDIGAHAFARTQAQHLRNARKYHDWLNKQGINR, from the coding sequence ATGAATCTTAAAAAAATAATACCGTCCGTAATTGCAATAGTCCTTATTGTTGGATCATTAATTGTTTATAAGTTCTATGGTAAAATATACAGTTCCAATGTTAAAGAAGATATAGCAGTTTATATACCTACAGATGCATCTTTTGACGAAGTAAAAGAAGTTATTAAGCCTGTTGTCAATAATATGGATAGTTTTATCTGGGTAGCCAATCAAAAAAATTACCCAAATGTAATTAAAGCTGGTAAATACGTCATTGAAAAAGGCATGAGCAATAATGCTTTAATTGACTTATTGCGGAGTGGAAAACAAACGCCTTTAACTCTAACCTTTAACAATCAAGACACGCTAGAAAAACTGGCGGGGAGAATAGCCTCTCAGATAGAACCTGACTCCATACAAATTTTAAATACTCTGTCCGATAGTGAATTTTTGTCCAAAAATAAACTGACCAAAGCCAAGGTATTAGGTATTTTTATTCCTAATTCTTATGAATTTTACTGGAATACTTCGGCAAAAAGCTTTAGAGACAGGATGCTAAAAGAGTACAATAGGTTTTGGAACGATGACCGAATATCCAAGGCTAAAAAACTAAACATGACAAAAAATAATGTGATGACTTTAGCCTCTATAGTACAAAAAGAAACATCAAAAGTTAGTGAACGCCCAACTGTGGCTGGTCTTTATTTAAACCGTTTACGGGATGGATGGCCTTTACAGGCAGATCCTACGGTAATTTTTGCGTTAAAACAAAAACATGGTCAAGATTATGAGGTAAAACGTGTTTTGAATGATGATCTTTTAATCGATTCACCCTATAACACCTATAAAAATGCAAGCTTACCTCCTGCTCCAATTGCTATGCCCGATATTTCTTCGATAGATGCGGTACTAAATGCTGAAAAACACGAATACTATTATATGTGTGCCAATGTAACCGATATTGGAGCACACGCTTTTGCAAGAACTCAAGCCCAGCATCTCAGAAATGCACGGAAATACCATGATTGGCTTAATAAACAAGGCATTAACAGATAG
- a CDS encoding GNAT family N-acetyltransferase — MKVLTGNTIHLRALEPEDLDFLYAVENDANFWEVSSTQAPYSKYMLTQYLANAHQDVYEAKQLRLVIAHNKTNKAVGLIDLFDFNPQHKRAGIGILILENEQQKGFASEALELLIGYSFNILHLHQLFANITTDNKRSIKLFKKHSFNEIGIKKDWIFSKGKFKDEVLYQLLNK, encoded by the coding sequence ATGAAGGTATTGACTGGAAATACTATTCACTTAAGAGCTCTAGAACCCGAGGATTTGGATTTTTTATATGCCGTAGAAAATGATGCCAATTTTTGGGAAGTTAGCAGTACACAAGCACCCTATTCCAAATATATGTTAACACAATATTTGGCAAATGCCCATCAAGATGTTTATGAAGCAAAGCAACTGCGTCTGGTGATAGCTCATAATAAAACCAACAAAGCTGTCGGTTTAATCGATTTATTCGATTTTAATCCGCAACACAAACGTGCTGGAATTGGAATTTTAATATTAGAAAACGAACAACAAAAAGGGTTTGCTTCAGAAGCACTTGAATTGTTAATTGGCTATAGCTTTAACATACTCCATTTACATCAATTGTTTGCCAATATTACCACGGACAATAAAAGGAGCATTAAACTGTTTAAAAAACATAGCTTTAACGAAATCGGCATCAAAAAGGATTGGATTTTTAGTAAAGGAAAATTTAAAGATGAAGTTTTATATCAATTACTTAATAAATGA
- the dapF gene encoding diaminopimelate epimerase encodes MSQIEFYKYQGTGNDFIMIDNRQQQFPKNDTKLIERLCDRKFGIGADGLILLELSNLQDFTMIYYNADGNEGSMCGNGGRCIVAFAKQLGIIDKNTTFDAIDGLHEAHITDDLVSLKMKNVTKIEDFSSHLFLDTGSPHHIAFVKNLDNFDVYGTGKKIRNGAPYFDKGTNVNFVEQKNDTTFKVRTYERGVEDETLSCGTGVTAVAIAAHKANKTNDTTISLETLGGTLEVSFDIDANSYKNVFLKGKATKVFNGEFEINA; translated from the coding sequence ATGAGCCAAATTGAATTTTACAAATATCAAGGTACGGGAAACGATTTTATAATGATTGATAATCGTCAACAACAATTTCCCAAAAATGATACCAAATTGATTGAAAGGTTATGTGACCGAAAATTTGGCATAGGTGCAGATGGTTTAATACTCTTAGAACTGTCAAATTTGCAGGATTTTACCATGATTTATTACAATGCTGACGGTAATGAAGGTAGTATGTGTGGTAATGGTGGTAGATGTATAGTTGCTTTTGCCAAACAATTAGGTATAATAGATAAAAATACCACTTTCGATGCCATAGACGGTTTACATGAAGCTCACATTACTGATGATTTAGTCAGCCTAAAAATGAAAAATGTTACTAAGATTGAAGATTTCAGCAGCCATTTATTTTTAGATACGGGTTCACCTCATCATATAGCCTTCGTAAAAAACCTTGACAATTTTGATGTTTATGGCACGGGTAAGAAAATTAGAAACGGAGCTCCGTATTTTGATAAAGGTACCAATGTTAACTTTGTTGAACAAAAGAATGATACTACCTTTAAAGTGCGTACCTATGAACGTGGCGTAGAAGATGAAACCTTAAGCTGTGGCACTGGTGTTACCGCAGTTGCAATTGCTGCACATAAAGCTAACAAAACAAATGACACAACTATATCACTAGAAACCTTAGGGGGAACTCTGGAAGTTTCTTTTGATATTGATGCTAATTCTTATAAAAACGTGTTTTTAAAAGGAAAAGCTACTAAAGTTTTTAATGGAGAATTTGAAATTAATGCATAA
- a CDS encoding S1C family serine protease, with translation MKKIVSLVFASVLGGVMALGAYVYVIGNGEIISNSENKLQPKVVQANYNIPSSNYAAEATDFTKAAEETVHAVVHVKNTTMSRSNPLVEFFYGEGAGGGGRPTIGTGSGVIISPDGYIITNNHVIKGSKKLEITLNNQKSYPAKVIGADESTDIALVKIDAEDLPFVAIANSDNVKVGEWVLAVGNPFNLTSTVTAGIVSAKARNINISGGKMVESFIQTDAAVNPGNSGGALVNVRGELVGINTAISSQTGSYVGYSFAVPSNIAKKVVEDLMEFGDVRTAYLGIQPAELNSELVKELGLNQTQGVLVANVTENGGAIKAGMKKNDIIIQVNQVKINKFSDLKGFLSTKRPGDVVNVTVLRDSKEKQFEVKLGNQFGKVTIDKLDFSKNYLGNLEKISKKEAAENRINYGLKLKTVKSPYLIEGEVKAGNIILKIAGEKVYNVQDAEDVLRKNKGNQIMVQVLNNEGYAEYHAIYVPN, from the coding sequence ATGAAAAAAATAGTAAGTTTAGTTTTTGCTTCCGTATTGGGCGGGGTTATGGCCTTAGGTGCTTATGTTTATGTAATTGGAAATGGTGAGATAATTAGTAATTCTGAAAATAAATTACAGCCTAAAGTAGTTCAAGCTAACTATAATATTCCAAGTTCAAACTATGCTGCTGAAGCCACTGATTTTACAAAAGCCGCAGAAGAAACAGTTCATGCTGTGGTTCACGTTAAAAATACAACCATGTCAAGATCAAATCCTTTAGTAGAGTTTTTCTACGGAGAGGGTGCAGGTGGAGGTGGAAGACCAACGATAGGAACTGGATCAGGTGTAATTATTTCACCTGACGGATACATCATCACCAATAATCATGTAATTAAAGGCTCTAAAAAATTAGAGATTACCTTAAATAATCAAAAATCATATCCTGCCAAAGTTATTGGAGCAGATGAGAGTACGGACATAGCCTTAGTAAAAATAGATGCTGAAGATTTACCTTTTGTTGCTATTGCTAATTCAGACAATGTTAAAGTGGGCGAGTGGGTGTTGGCCGTTGGTAATCCCTTTAATCTAACATCAACCGTAACTGCGGGTATTGTAAGTGCCAAAGCTAGAAATATTAATATATCCGGTGGTAAAATGGTAGAATCATTTATTCAAACGGACGCTGCGGTAAATCCTGGTAATAGTGGAGGAGCATTGGTAAATGTTAGAGGAGAATTGGTAGGTATTAATACGGCAATAAGTTCACAGACAGGGTCTTATGTTGGGTATTCTTTTGCGGTACCTTCGAATATCGCAAAAAAAGTTGTGGAAGATTTAATGGAATTTGGAGATGTACGTACTGCCTATTTAGGGATACAGCCTGCTGAATTGAACAGTGAATTGGTTAAGGAGCTTGGTTTAAATCAAACTCAAGGTGTTTTGGTAGCTAATGTAACAGAAAATGGAGGAGCTATAAAAGCAGGAATGAAAAAAAATGATATTATTATTCAAGTAAATCAGGTTAAAATTAATAAGTTTTCGGATTTAAAAGGGTTTTTAAGTACTAAACGCCCTGGTGATGTTGTTAATGTTACTGTACTTAGAGACAGTAAGGAAAAACAATTTGAAGTAAAATTAGGAAATCAGTTTGGTAAAGTTACCATTGATAAATTAGATTTTTCTAAAAACTATTTAGGTAACCTTGAAAAAATATCCAAGAAAGAAGCCGCTGAAAATCGTATCAATTATGGCTTAAAATTGAAAACGGTTAAAAGCCCCTACTTAATTGAGGGAGAAGTTAAGGCTGGAAATATCATACTAAAGATTGCCGGGGAGAAAGTTTACAATGTACAAGATGCTGAAGATGTTTTAAGAAAGAATAAGGGTAATCAAATTATGGTACAAGTGTTAAATAATGAAGGTTACGCTGAATATCATGCTATCTATGTACCTAATTAA
- a CDS encoding glyceraldehyde-3-phosphate dehydrogenase, whose protein sequence is MSTDQTYESELAFQADRRRATVEFIKIVSDLWYDNAIELILFRNQLINRNVSEILNLIEYASEFVQKPISIFDAVEISRAIKEVDLPPAKLDIGKLAYEFHLAEDEEDVVDFVSNKLKGAEKTNGIEPKDVVLYGFGRIGRLVARELMVRTGKGKQMRLRAIVTRGEITETILEKRASLLRNDSVHGNFPGTVKADIKNSALIINGTTVYMISANNPEDIDYTKYSINDALIVDNTGAFRDKEALSRHLLSKGADKVLLTAPGKGVPNIVHGVNHFEHNPDEVSIFSAASCTTNAITPVLKVMEDSFGVVSGHLETIHAYTNDQNLVDNMHKKYRRGRAAALNMVITETGAGKAVAKALPSLEGKLSSNAIRVPVPNGSLAILNLQLDNSTSKSSLNSVMKKYALEGDLVEQIRYSLSNELVSSDIVGSSAPAIFDSNATIVTDDGKTAIIYVWYDNEYGYSHQVIRLAKHISEVRRFSYY, encoded by the coding sequence ATGTCAACAGACCAAACGTACGAATCAGAATTAGCCTTTCAAGCCGATAGAAGAAGGGCAACAGTAGAGTTTATTAAAATTGTTAGCGACCTTTGGTACGACAATGCTATTGAACTAATATTGTTCAGAAATCAATTGATTAATAGAAATGTTAGTGAAATCCTCAATTTGATTGAATACGCTAGTGAGTTTGTGCAAAAACCCATTTCTATTTTTGATGCTGTAGAAATTTCTAGAGCTATAAAAGAAGTAGATTTACCTCCGGCAAAATTAGATATTGGTAAACTGGCGTATGAGTTCCACCTTGCCGAAGATGAAGAAGACGTGGTGGATTTTGTAAGTAATAAATTAAAAGGAGCTGAAAAAACAAATGGTATAGAGCCTAAAGATGTTGTGTTATACGGTTTTGGTAGAATAGGCAGATTAGTTGCCAGAGAATTAATGGTAAGGACGGGTAAAGGCAAACAAATGCGTTTACGTGCCATTGTAACTCGTGGAGAAATTACCGAAACCATTTTAGAAAAAAGAGCTTCTTTATTAAGAAATGATTCCGTTCATGGTAATTTTCCCGGAACCGTTAAAGCCGATATTAAAAATAGTGCTTTGATAATAAATGGCACTACAGTCTATATGATTTCTGCCAATAACCCTGAGGATATAGATTATACAAAATACAGCATTAATGACGCTTTGATTGTTGACAATACAGGTGCCTTTAGAGATAAAGAAGCCCTTAGTCGCCATTTATTGAGTAAAGGAGCCGATAAGGTTTTATTGACCGCTCCGGGCAAGGGTGTGCCCAATATTGTACATGGTGTTAATCATTTTGAACATAATCCTGACGAGGTTTCTATTTTTTCTGCGGCTTCATGTACTACCAATGCCATTACACCTGTACTAAAAGTTATGGAAGATAGTTTTGGAGTTGTAAGTGGGCATTTAGAAACTATTCATGCCTATACCAACGACCAGAATTTAGTTGATAATATGCATAAAAAATATCGTAGAGGTAGAGCGGCAGCCTTAAATATGGTAATTACAGAAACAGGAGCGGGAAAGGCGGTTGCCAAAGCACTACCATCCTTAGAAGGTAAATTGTCTTCAAATGCCATTAGAGTTCCAGTACCTAACGGATCTTTAGCAATTTTAAATTTGCAATTAGATAACTCTACAAGTAAGTCAAGTTTAAATTCTGTAATGAAAAAATATGCCTTGGAAGGTGATTTAGTTGAGCAAATCCGATATTCACTAAGTAATGAATTGGTGTCTTCTGATATTGTAGGTTCTTCCGCCCCAGCCATTTTTGATAGCAATGCAACTATTGTAACTGATGATGGAAAAACGGCAATTATTTATGTTTGGTACGATAATGAATACGGGTACAGCCATCAAGTAATCAGATTAGCAAAGCATATTTCTGAAGTTAGACGGTTTTCGTATTACTAA